Within Elizabethkingia sp. JS20170427COW, the genomic segment CTTTCGAAGTAAAAGGTGAAGAGTTTAAAAATGTCTTGAAAATGGGTAGAACTCAACTTCAAGATGCCGTGCCAATGTCTTTAGGGCAGGAGTTTAAGGCTTATGCAACAACGATTGGTGAAGATATCGATCGTTTAAGAGAAGCTCAAAATTTAGTTTTAGAAATCAATATGGGAGCAACAGCTATTGGTACCAAAGTAAATGCTCCAGAAGGATATCCAGAATTATGTGTTAAATATCTTGCTGAAGAAACAGGCCTACCGCTTACTCTTTCTGCAGACTTGGTGGAAGCAACTAGCGACACAGGAGCTTATGTTCAAATCATGGGAACCCTGAAGAGAGCAGCAGTGAAGTTATCTAAAATCTGTAATGACCTTCGTCTGATGAGTTCAGGACCTAGAACAGGGCTTAACGAAATCAACCTTCCGGCACGTCAGCCAGGATCTTCTATCATGCCAGGTAAGGTAAATCCTGTAATTCCAGAAGTGGTTAACCAGACTTGCTACTATGTTATCGGTCAAGATTTAACAGTTACTTTGGCAGCTGAAGCAGGACAATTAGAGCTTAATGTAATGGAACCTGTAATTGGTTTTGCAATGTTCACTTCATTAGAATATCTAGGAAATGCAATAGATACTTTAGTAGATAAATGTGTAACAGGCATTACCGCTAACGAAGAGCGTTGTAAAGAATTGGTGATGAACAGTATTGGTATTGTTACTCAATTGAATCCAATTTTAGGTTATGAAGCTTGCGCAAGTGTTGCTAGAGAAGCTTTAATAACAGGAAAAAGCGTACATGACATCGTTGTTAACGAAAAAAAACTCATCTCTCAGGAGAAATGGGATGAGGTATATACAATTGAAAATCTCCTAAATCCTAAGTTCATAAAATAGGTATTTTTTTCTTAGGTTGAGTGAAAACTTTCCTCAACCTAAGTTTTCTCAACATTAATTTTAAAAGAAAATTCATGAAAAGAATGTTTGTCCTAACCTTAGCTTTGGGTCTCAGTTTCCAATCTCAAGCACAAATCGCTACAGCTACTCCCACAAAAGCTGAAATGACAAAAATACAAACCAAAACTCAACCTAGAGTAATAATCTTAGCAACTGGGGGAACCATTGCTGGTGCTGGTGAATCTGCTACAAAAGCAGCATATAAAGCAGGACAAGTCCCAATTGATGCATTGCTAAATGCAGTTCCTGAAATGCACCAATTGGCAAAAATAGAAGGAGAACAAGTTGCTAATATCGGTAGCCAAGATATGAATATTGAAACTTGGCTGAAATTAAGCAAAAGAATTAATCAAATTTTTGATAATAACGAAGCCGATGCAGTAGTCGTAACCCACGGAACGGATACTTTAGAAGAGACTGCTTACTTCCTTAGTCTTACAATACGTTCTAATAAACCTGTGGTGTTGGTAGGTGCTATGCGCCCTTCTACAGCAATGAGCCAAGATGGAAATAGAAATTTACTAGATGCTGTTATGGTAGCATCAGCTCCCCAAAGTAAAAATATAGGAACCGTTGTGGTGATGAATGAATTGGTTTTCGCTGCAAGAGATGTTACCAAAACCAATACTACAAGTACTGCTACTTTCCAGTCTAGAAATTTTGGACCTCTAGGGTTAATTTATGACGGCAAAGTCAATTATTACTATCAATCTACTCACCAACCAACCAAAAAATTCAATGTAGATAAATTGGATAAACTTCCGCAAGTGGACATTGTCTATGGTTATGCAGATGCTAGCCCTAAAGCGATTGAGTGTATGATTGCCGATGGTGCAAAAGGTCTTGTGTACGCAGGTTTGGGTAATGGTAACTTCAATGCACCTGTAGGCGCGGCATTGGAGAAAGCAGCAAAAAGCGGAATTGCTGTGGTTCGTTCCGCAAGAGCTGGATCGGGTAGAGTTACTTTGAATAATGAAGTAAACGATGCAGCAATGGGATTTGCAGTAGCAGACGACCTTAACCCTCAAAAAGCTAGAGTATTATTGATGCTTTCTTTAACAGGAACCAATGATATAAAAGTTATTCAAGATATATTCTTTAAATACTAGTTTTTTTTCTTTTCATAGAAGTTGAGATGGAGTGCTGGGTTACTTTATCTAGTACTCTCTTTTTACTCTCATTTGTAAAAATCTTGAATATTTTCTGTATTCTAAATGTTTAATTAAAACCCAAACAAGATGCTTTTTCTTCAATTTGCTATTTTAATAGGGGTGATTCTGATAGGTTCCCAAATGAAGGGGATAGGCTTAGGGGTGATGGGAATGTTAGGTTTAGCCGTCTTTGTCTTTGTTTTTGGGATGAAACCTGGCGATACTCCAATTGATGTGATGTTTGTAATTATGGCTATTGTAACCACAGCCGCTACATTACAAGCCTGTGGAGGATTAGATTATTTGGTTTTGTTAGCAGAAAAAATCATCAGAAGTAATCCTTCTAAAATTATTTTTATAGGGCCTTTTACCTTATATTTTTTCTGCCTTTTTGCAGGAACCGCCCATTTACTATATTCTTTATTGCTTATTATTGCTGAAGTATCCGCAAAAAAAAAGAATCCGACCAGAGCGCGCACTTAGTGTTTCAGTAATCGCTTCTCACCTTGCTATTACGGGAAGTCCTATGAGTGCAGCAACGGCTGCTTTTGCAGGTGCTAGTATTCTCGGTTATCCGGGAGCACTTATCGATATAATGAAAATCTGTATTCCGGCCTGTCTAATTGGGATTCTCTTCGCTTGTTTTGCTGTACTTAAAAAAGGTAAAGAACTCGAGAATGATCCTGAATTTTTAGAGAAAATGAAAGATCCTGAGTTTGCTAAAAGCCTTGATGGTGATACTAACAATAGTACAACAACCTTGAAAAAAGGAGCTAAAACTTGAGTATTGATCTTT encodes:
- a CDS encoding type II asparaginase; amino-acid sequence: MKRMFVLTLALGLSFQSQAQIATATPTKAEMTKIQTKTQPRVIILATGGTIAGAGESATKAAYKAGQVPIDALLNAVPEMHQLAKIEGEQVANIGSQDMNIETWLKLSKRINQIFDNNEADAVVVTHGTDTLEETAYFLSLTIRSNKPVVLVGAMRPSTAMSQDGNRNLLDAVMVASAPQSKNIGTVVVMNELVFAARDVTKTNTTSTATFQSRNFGPLGLIYDGKVNYYYQSTHQPTKKFNVDKLDKLPQVDIVYGYADASPKAIECMIADGAKGLVYAGLGNGNFNAPVGAALEKAAKSGIAVVRSARAGSGRVTLNNEVNDAAMGFAVADDLNPQKARVLLMLSLTGTNDIKVIQDIFFKY
- the aspA gene encoding aspartate ammonia-lyase, producing the protein MKSTRKEHDFLGELEIPNENYYGVQTFRAKENFNITGIALSKEPGFIKALAWVKKAAAKANKDCGVLDPVIADAICYACDQLLTGNYDDQFVSDLIQGGAGTSVNMNANEVIANLAIEHLGHEKGEYQYVHPNNHVNCSQSTNDAYPSAFRIAVYHKMETFCKKFEQLQKAFEVKGEEFKNVLKMGRTQLQDAVPMSLGQEFKAYATTIGEDIDRLREAQNLVLEINMGATAIGTKVNAPEGYPELCVKYLAEETGLPLTLSADLVEATSDTGAYVQIMGTLKRAAVKLSKICNDLRLMSSGPRTGLNEINLPARQPGSSIMPGKVNPVIPEVVNQTCYYVIGQDLTVTLAAEAGQLELNVMEPVIGFAMFTSLEYLGNAIDTLVDKCVTGITANEERCKELVMNSIGIVTQLNPILGYEACASVAREALITGKSVHDIVVNEKKLISQEKWDEVYTIENLLNPKFIK
- a CDS encoding anaerobic C4-dicarboxylate transporter family protein, with product MLFLQFAILIGVILIGSQMKGIGLGVMGMLGLAVFVFVFGMKPGDTPIDVMFVIMAIVTTAATLQACGGLDYLVLLAEKIIRSNPSKIIFIGPFTLYFFCLFAGTAHLLYSLLLIIAEVSAKKKNPTRART